TTAagtaattgatataattaccgtaaagaatatttttaggCGGATAATCTTCCATCTACCTTATACGACCGCAAGGCATTTCAACTCGATGGCGCTGTAATTTTTTCTGCACCGTTCAGTGTTCGACTCATGCGATTAACTCTTTCTTCTTTCGGAAAGACTTGTGTGAGGACAGCGGACCAATTCGATGGTACTTGCGTTGTCTGCAGcacgagagaaagaaatcaGAGCATGCACGCTAACACTGAtgtgaaaattgatttttgtttaAGATGCCTCCTCTTCAGCTTCATTCCATTTCAtgttttttcttgttaaaCTGGCCAACATTTTGTTTACCTTCTCTGTGATGATAGTATGCCAGGATTACTAGGTTTGCATCGCTGCTTAATTGGTGTCTATTTTCAGGAAAATTACATGTTCTCACTTTGTAATTGGCTCTTGTACACTTTAGTTCCGTGTGGAAGAATTTTTGCAATCTTTTGGTTACGCCGGTGGGTGCGGTTTTAGATGGTGTCGTGAATACACACGTGGCCGAATGCCGGTCTGAGCGACACGGCGTGATAACTGATGACTTGTCGATGTCCAGCTGAGACGGGATAGCCTTTATTCTAATACTGTTATCGCAGGATAGGTCTTAGAACGATTTGGTATAGGCATCTGATAATATCCAATTGACTTTATTCTTAAATCTCTTCTGCCAGTATCTCATTGGGAGCAAATTGCGAGCGTAGCATTGGATTCGGAGCGTTAGTTCACCGCGGAAAATCTATCCCAATCCCCGGAGTTCCTTTTTATACTCTGGTCGAGTGGTGACCAGACTCGATTTCACGTGGAGGAAAATTCGGAGAAAGATTATTTGATCGAGAAATTGCCAGAAAAATCtggtatttattttgtatttttaaacgtGTTCGGCGGCTTTGCGTGTTAGCGCGTTTTAACGTGCGATAAAGACACATGCGCGAGGTATTaatttgtacatacatacatacgcggACAGGAATGACTGGCCGTATAAAGTTAGCTACATTCAATTTCTAAATAGAATACGTTACATGTACTATAGAAGTTCCGGAATGCAGCTAACTTTAGATGACCAGGTATTTCTGTCCGCAAAACATACCTTCGGTAGCCCTTACTGATcaaattagtaatattttaaatacatttaatgattattataattatttacaatttactgttaaacaaaagaaaaactactcccttaataactttttaaatttgacattaacacgaaaaaataaattgatcaCTAATTAATAAAGACTTTTTCAGGAaggtatttttcttatttttctaatcACCCAATAAGCTATAAAATCGGACACGATATAGATTGATAGCGCACTTCTCCTATCACATCCAAGATACAACAGAAAGAATTTAGAGTGATGTGTCAACGTATTGTTAGATAAGGGATAccattagaattaatatttaacaaaataaatcttagaataaaaattattcaataagaaATTAACATATACTTACGATGcacaagataaaaatatagaaacacGACATAATGAAAGAGAACTTATGGTACGTTAtaccatatataataaacatttcggAAACTGTAGTATTTGATcagaaaagaatttattattgggGGGTTATAGATgcttaaacaaattaaatagattgactaataatgtaatttacaaaataatatgtaaggaTTGTGATGCTTTAGACGTTGAGCAGACTaagtaaatgaaattaaaaaacataaaaataacatcagAGTAAATGTATTTAAGCAGTTGGTTATCTTtgaatatatgttaaattatggacatttatttgattgagacaatgttaaaattttagacatagaatctaattattatactataaaagACTAATCTCAGAAATGATccacaaaaaataatgaaacggactcaatttaaattaagatatcaAACTATTTGATGCttcatattttgatattttagagaaattatCTTATGATACATAAATCCTAATATATAATCGAATGCTTGTTAGCATCTATAAATGCTATTAAATTGGtcgtcaatttaatttgtggtATCGTAATACGTATTCCGGCATGGAAGGATTGTGTTGTAAGACCGACAAACATGCGACGCACAGTTCGCGtggattgaaaattaaaacatccgtttagataataaattattacataaacagACATCTAGTGTCAACTCGTATTGgcattatttttgatatagtaaataattcttgaaaaattaaatgtttttaatactacttaataatatatacatatattataagtgGACGTTATTTAAGAAACATTCAGACAGTGGAACATGAAATTAAGTTtcacgtttattttttctcatttctaaacattttttctcactttggagaaattttttattctacatgaaaaaagcgaaaaaaagtaaatataaatgtacttGTCTAATAGTACAGACTCCAGCATTCTCTTAACAATTTTCAGAATACTTCTGTTCTTGAAAATCATCACTGGAGATCAGCTGTAGGATGTCTTCTGGAAAGCGGTGTGTCGGCGCAGTTGCCGGCTGAAGTGAGACCAGAACTTCAACGTCATATCAGTTCATTAATCTTAGCAACAGATATTACAAGACAGCAAGAATTTCTCACATGTTTTAGGGtataacttattatattaaattttgtttctttatttctctaaATTACGTTTTTTATCTCTTATGTTGCAGGATTATTTGAACAACAATTCACTTGAGATGAAACGGGCCGAAGATCgccattttattttgcaaattgctCTAAAATGTGCAGATATTTCCAATCCATGTAGACCGTGGGATATATCTAGGAAATGGTCTTACAAAGTTTGCGAAGAATTTTTCAGGCAGGGCGATTACGAGCGTCGTTTAAATCTTCCAGTAACGCCATTGTGTGATCGGCATACCACTAGTATTCCAAAAATCCAAGTTGGATTTTTCAAACACGTCGTTACTCCTCTTTATGTGGAATGGCATCGTTTTCTTGGTGACGGTCTAAGTGTGTcattaatgcaatatttaaagatGAATCAAAAAAAATGGGAAACATTAATCAACCAAGAGATAACTGAAGAGAAAGAAACCGAAATTTCTGAAATGGATGAACCTGAAGGAGCTATTAGTTCGGGCGAAGAAACGGCCATCGATGAAGATTCAGGCAGCATTGATCTGCTGATACCGACAACTTGTGTGCAAACAGCGCGAATGCCAACATTACCAGGACGAGTTGGACTTGATCGCGTTGGTAGACGTCATTCCGTTCCTCTAAGTATGTCAAAATCATTGCAAGTACCTTTAAACCAGTCCAAGAGAAGAGAAAGTTTACCGAGCGAACAAATCAAATCAAGAAGTCCACTTTGGAAGATAGAAGATCAAAGTTTATTGGAGCTGAGCACGTTGTCTTTATTGTCTTCCAAAAGTAATATGATTGATTCACCAAGTACCATTGTCGAGAAGCCAATTAGTGCAGAGAATCTTTTACCAGAGCCAAGTATAGCTAGTATTACTAGCAGCGAAGAAGCATCGAGATTAAATACAGTTCTGCAACCGGATAATCAACATGGTGTTCAAACTAAATTACTTACGCGGCAACAAACTTTTCCTCCGTTGCAACCTCCTTGTGCAAGAACGAGATACATGTCTGCGACCGTGGAAATGTTGGATACACAGTGTTACACTCAAATTCTTATGAAAGATGACAATTCTTTGAGATCTTCGACAGATATGACGAAAAAATCATGTTCAAATGGTCGATGTTCATacgattttaatttacgtCATCAAAAAGACTTTAATATGTTAAGTGCTTTTTCTAAGGAATTATTGAGAGTGGATgcatcttttaaaaaacaagGCTCAATTTTGTTGGATACAATAAAACAGAAACATAATGTTTCGGAACGCCGTCATTCTATACAGACTGTTCATACTGATGATTCTTTTTCTAAACATAGATATAAAAGACCTTCTTCCGCTCAAAATCCAGATTCCACGCAGGTATTCTATGCTATGTTAACAGGTTCttacaatgataaaaataaacgtgTTCCCGACATGTCTATTACTGAAAGTAAGTCGAATTTAGATTGCAATACGGAATTCAAATGTCATGATGCAAAATTAACGGTTCAAAAACCGCAAACTACATTGTTGTCCAAAAAATTAGATCAACATATTTCATCACCTAAGAGCATATATTCTACACAAGAGCCACGAAGATATTCAACTTCTGTCACAGAATGTAAAACAATAATGATCGATCATACAGGTAGACGATATACCACAATACCCGTGTCTTCTGAGCTTAATACTCACAAAGTGTTCTTTATCGGTAGTCCCCCCGATTCGCCCCCTAATCGTAGTGTATCTTCATCAAGTGACAGTAGCAGTGAGCCAAAAAGAAGTACGGATGATTCAAATAAAGAAGACATTGTTGTCATTGGCAACAAAAAGGAATTAGATTACATGAAAGATAAACAATCGAAGTTCGCAAAGTTTAGTTCCAATGCGAAAATGAAGGAAAATGTTGATCCCCGTACAAACGACGACTTTGCCAAAGCATTATCTCGTAGAAGCAATCAGGTAATCgagcaattttatttctaaagcTAATTCTTAATtagctaatttttaattataatgatattgGATTATAATATGAATACATAAAAGATGTTTattctgatattattatatgtcgaaataaattagtttttctacatttattttattattttttaatattttgcaataaatgtatgagtttaattataacattgtatatttaattttatactttgtatatttattttacaaatgtattttataatttttactttagaaataaatttcaaaaaattgcctattaatcataatttataaataaagacaaagaCACGTGCACtgtttatttcaacattatttcaattactAATTGAATTGAAGCATGATTCAGTAAGCAAAGAACATTAAAtcagaacatttttaaaataaaaccgtTGATTTTATGCAAAGTTTATGAacattacgaaatattttataaacgttttgaattattattttataacgaaatatttctaaacattacaattacagtgaaatcttatttttaatgttttattcaaatattttttattataatgtattaaacattaaaaactataCATATGTGAAAacgttacatattataaaatattactgtaataaCATTGCGTCAATAATTTCTTGCTTACTGGGGagtttattaatgaaataaaacaaaactcaAAAGTTATCTTTGTACAaaacataaagaatttttaagagagaattaacagaattataaatcatacatatGTTAAGATTCACTTTAACTGTTTATTTGTCTATCTcgatttaaattgtatataattaatgtttaaaaataaagattttctattttttatagcaaCCACATTGAATTATAACATCAAAAGTAAAGAAGTATTTAATACATTgcgataaaaaatagaaaatctttatttttaaacattaattatatacaattcaaatcgaaatattttttataatgtaacgtATATCctctatgtaaaatataaactgcattttatttcagataagTAGCCATTTATGTTTctatgtgtatgtacataccaTATTTGAGtgcacaaatttttaataatttgatatgttaattttaaatacttctcatttaaaaacaattatagctTTGATACTTTGATAACAGAATGTTTTtctcaaaagaaattttcctttatgagaaatttgttaataactaTAATCGTGAAATTTGGGACAACTTGTatccaaaaattatatttatcaaaggttctttaacataaataattaatatgaataaatttattattttattccctatatttccttttctattgaatatatttttgattttttcatAACATTGCATTTAGGCATGGGCAAAAAGACGCGGCTCAGCCCCAGTTGGTCTTCTATCGAGATTGGATGATTTTTCTTCAACGAACACATCTGCTAGAGTTGATCATAGCTGTAGACGTGGATCGGTACCAACTGACATTACTAAACATCAAGGTATTAAaacaaatgcattttaatttttatatttgatacacatacattatatttaaaaatacacatgTACACACGTGCACACACATTTATAAACGATTTTGTTTGCAACTAacattttgttgcaaaaattattgcaaggAAAACGCTGTCAGGAACTGCGTTAATACTTTTTCGATCATGATTTACTTTGCTGTGAAATAAAGCGTTTACATGAcagaaattgttaataaattttttgtaataaatgaagGTATTGACGTATAACACATGTATTTTTATCGTGATTTTTCGCGTAGAATCAATTGGCGTGATTTATTTTAGTCTAGGGTggttatttgttaatttgttgataataaattgttaaaaaaaaattttttgtaactttttgttgcaaaaattattgctacacgaagagaattttctctaaaaatttacccttaaaatctggtaattgtggaataatgtgtgactttaaaaaattttactaaactgcttagtaaaatttactaaaaatatcgtaaaatttactatactttcagtaaattttaaaagaaaattttctccgtgtaggaATGCTGCCCGGAACTGCGTTAACAATACTTTTTCAATATCGCGATTTGTTTTGCTATGGGACTTAATAGGTTAATTACTAtcaattactattaattatttaagtgaAAACTGTTCAAAAAAACCTAAATTATTGTCACAACACGTGTTTACCCAACAACAATAGTAAATTGTCGACTAATTTTATTGGTCATAGTTGTATAATACATTGTTATATGGTGCTATGCACTGCTATTCATTATCGAGTTTTTTGAATGTAGGAATTACACAACCTTAGCCAATCAAACGTTGCCATTGATCTATTAAGTTGCTTAATTGACTATTCTTACACTAGCTTTGTTCAAAAAGGATTAATAAACAGTATTATGTACGTAGATGCCGTCTCATGGACATCACAGAAAACAGATTTGGAAAAGCAGAATGAGATTCAAGCAATCAGATTtatgttatagaaaaaaaagatcgtTTTCTACCgttgtgtatataatatgaGATATTTAAAGGATacaatacgatacagaaatgtaaaaagtcttatatatttcaaataaacaatctaatatttatgaaccaaaaacacgaaacacgattcttttcaaaaacacgaaattttacttatttttaaatttacaaaataaaaattgaaatttattaaaaaagtaaatttaaagaaactcTCGATTGTCTTACAAATCTTTGCCGTTGTTGAGGCATAATGTTGAGAAAgtaattaatctaatttttaccttttttttatgcatatataattatattttagatgtCTTGATTTCCTAATTCTGAATCTTTTTCAATATACAATAGTGGCGGATATTATAAATTCcgttttttctgtattttattattattattaacgtaATCTTATTTGGGTGTCGGTTTgacttctctttcttttactgtaagtttttaatttaatctattatttaatattcttaacaTATCATCCCGTTCTTCACATATGTTTActaattaactattaataattattagcctaaatttttatttacattgaaggtttaatttaagattaatttgtggacaaataattaactttattgattattgtaaaaaatattggacTATCCTGGAGGAGGAATCGCATAGACTAATTTGAATGTACACTGAAGAAAATCCAGAATTAGGATCGAAATATCtgagattaattatatctgtATTGAAAAACCTTGGAAGTTAGATTAACTAATTTCTCAATGTCATGCTTTAACAACGACATAGGCTCGTAAGACAATCaagactttattttaattaatttacttcaaGAGCCactaatttgtatttgtaacgttaattttaaaaagtttaaatttacattttttaatcatttttatatctcactgtaaatatatctttttttacatattagatGGAAGTTGTAACCGATTAACTCTAGGATATCGAGGAGATAATTTTTCAGATCTACGAAAAGATAGTCTTCCGCAAGAGACTACGTTGAGAAATCCTTTGGAGGTTTATACTTTAACtggtaagtatattttaataatattataacacaaAAACTTAATTCTACATTATTTCAGGCGAGCATGAaagcattttaataaacaacaataataacaataacgaTAACAGTAATCGCAGTAACAATAATGGTATTAGTAAATTTGATAGCACCATGACCAGAATGCTTTCTCCAAGACGAGGATCAATACCTGCAGACATATCTGAATTAAGCCGCGATTTATTTGGtagaaataatgtaaacaataaatCGCGAAATCGTAAAAAGGTTTTAAGAAGACGAAGTAGTGGTGGCCCAGAAATGTTTGCTGCTAGATCTACGGACAGGAATGACAATGGTACGTGGCTCAAATGGAAAAGAGAAATAGGAAAGTGTGACCCAGTCCCTGAAGCATTTGTCAAACGAAGAGGATCTCTACCGATAGAGATGGTGACTGTTTCACAAACTGGTTGGTACACTCATAGATAATGGATATCGTAACAAgtggatataaatatattttccaaaaatatacGCATTCTATTGTTCTCTCCTGTTCtgtaaataatgattttattcGGAAAACAAAACCCAATTATGCAACTATgttagacaattttttattaaatgaaaattaattataatccaTGCAATGTCCAAATAtaaacgaataattttttacaaattatatttgtttatcacaaaatatttatatgtaagtttgttataataggattagaatttataacaaatacaaaataacataattttactttaatattttaaaaattaatgtatttattattttatgaatgaatgatttttttatttataaaatttattattttaattttaattgcagtaGAGTAGTTTtagattttgattttaaaaagccatgaattaaattataaatacaatagatttttatttgaaaaatgtaacgtGTAagcttataatatttgaattactGAATAGTACTCTTTTTACTTAGTCATGGAAAAgtatcaaaatttgttttaaaccattaagttttaaaatgccTTTACacgattttctattttaaattttattattttattgacctataataaaaattatagataaaagagataaatttgtaaaaatttttggtatttatatgtactttaaagttttgaaaatgattttgagattaaagtttgtattatcattttctcttataaaaattgaaaaggatgaaataaaatttgtttttatctgTGCATTTCAATGCTTGAGAAGTTCAAAGAGAAGttgaagaaattgaaaaaaaattttaattgttataaagaatatgaaatatgaACGGTAACAAAATTCAGCGCTTGCaggttttaaaaatagaatatcaacctatataattcataaattattattaggttTCACCTAAAGATCTCTAATAAACATgtcagtatttatttatttaatattagacataattctatttatttattaaaagatatcaaATAAGTTATTGAAAAGTTACAGCTATCAAGCCGCAAGTACATCTATCGAGAAACTATCAAATCACATCGTACATTTATTAAACCACTATTTAATTGCTATCGAACCGCTTTGTACATCTATCGATCCGCGTCGTACATCAATTGAACTATTATCAAACCGCGTACGTAGACAGGAATGCCCGGCCGTATGAAGTTAGCTACTttccgatttttataaatacgttaCAATCGGAACATAGTTAACTTCACATGGCCGAGCATTCCTGTCGGTGTGTGTATGACGCGGTTTGATAGTGGTTCGATTGATGTACGCAGTTCGATAGTAGTTTGATAAATGTACGATGTGATTTGATAGCAATTCGATTGGTGCATGATACGTTCAATTCATGTTTAATATGCTCTTTACTTCGACTGATTGTGAGATGTTGACCTGAATTTATTTCCAAAACTATTTTACTGTgctaaatatgttaaaaattgacgaaaatacggtaagttttaaaaaaagaattatttttatgattttttgaactttattttctttaaattaatttttaacgtatttaatattaattaatattattgtggaTTATACCATTGTCTTCGTCATGAAAAAACGAAGAGATTTACATAGcacaatattgattttagtCCATCTGTTCAATGCAGGGAAGGAATAGGATACATTTATGACTGTCAATGTGACGTTTaaggtgaaaaaaaaaagtttatcgtTCTAGAGTGAAATTTTGTGTTTACTGGCAATGGGTATTGCGGATGTGATTAACTCTTTTGTAAATCATGggttataatttgtatagtaATACTACTGCAGTGCGACAAAAAAAGTGTTGGAGCGCGATTTTTATTCTGAAAGTTAAGTGTGATAGAGGAAAGAGTTTAAAATACTTGACTATACTCGGTTTTGCTCTATCGGATCTGAGCctcaattaatcaaaattaatcaaaatttgaaGTTAGCTAATTTTTGGCCATTTTTTGACCTTTGGCGAAAAATACAGCGCCACAAAAACACGAcacagaaatttaaaatgaaaacaaaCCCCTAGTGAAATTTTCCGAGAGACACGGTAGAATCATTCCCGATCTTCTCTGACCGCTTTACaccttttgtttttgaaaaaattgcgaaaaattacagaaaattgtaaaaatgaagGAGAAGGAAGTCTTCCCTGTGTAAATATATAGCAAATACGAGTTGAGCGTAGTTAACAATGcacacaaaataaaacataatttattacaaattttaaaacatgtatattaattaaatggctttttttttaagccaTCTTCAGTACAGATTGTGTAggtacaaatatacatatatgatattGCTGACTTTGAGACGGAACTTTGATAAAGAGATGTCAATTTGTACAAGCTGATAGGTACAAATAGAATACACAAAGTTTCTACTGTAAATGAAATCGAGTGTGTAGAAAAAAGTAAAGCAAATGAAACAAAAAGGCACGGATTCAACTCGTTTACTGCCCATTTTCCGTTCTAAATCTCTAGTGTTTCCATTTGAATCGCCTTCAGTATCTTTTACGCACTTGTAACAAAACACAGTATACAATAAACTTTCGATAAGTTGCCGCGCGATAAGCTGCCCTTCACATGTACTTTTGCACACATGAACGCAACTTTTTTCATGCTCCCCCACTATGTCGCTAGTGCCGCCTGAACCTGCGGCCCAGAACTCATCGTTTTACTGCGCGTGACTGCTGGAAGGAGTGGAAGCTCGTGATAAGATGTCATTTTTGAGAATTTTCCTCTCCTACAGCCCCATTTTCGGTAACTTATCGAGTCTACTGTATACAACTTGTGCGGATCAGCTTTTTCGAGCCAACCTTCCACTCCCTACAATCGTGCAAAATGCCGAAGAAGCCTACTTTCTACACTtgttacacaatatatatactatcGAGTCACTAAAAatcttgtatattttttcttatttttaaaaaatgtatttttaaaattggacCAAATTGGAATATGGATGTTTTTGAAAGTTTTGCCATAATCTACATCCTTCTgatctatttttgtaaataataacaaaattcaaaCAAACTTTATTCTAACCCTCTAACAAACATCATGACAAAACAATCAAATgtcattcttaaattatttgataaaatttttttgtgtttgtTGCAGGATCGACATCAGCACCACATAAATCAAGCCTGTGGCGGTTTTAATGTACTGTAGAAAATTAAGAACCATCCAGCGATTAACGTCAAATTATGATACAACAATATTTCCTTATATCAGCAGTAACATCAGTGACGATTGACTACTTCTTACaatcttaaaaattgtcaatattaaaaatgtttttgtcaATTGTAAATGTAAGCGAGTGggatgtaattatattttttatagttttaaatacTGTTATAAAAACGATAAATCAATTGTATTTGAATTGCACAAATTTGGTTAATATTGATATGATTGTGATGCAtacgttatattataatatgttctTAGACAaatcgaaattaattaaaagattttcttaTCGATAATTTGCATGTCTATattatgtgtataaatataatatattatgaaatatcgAGATGTGTTAGTTATCTAACAAAGAAATGAGAATTGAAgaacgagaaaaagagagacaaaggaaataaaagcacgagaaataaaaataatgatagataaaatataaaattcttaatacaCAGGACATatcttaagaataaatttttttacttaaaaaaataattttaaaaatataaatgatctATTTTGACTCATTTCTgagacataattatatttaaatttatatatgtttatcttTAGAGGCACTCAAAATGAGCCGT
This sequence is a window from Monomorium pharaonis isolate MP-MQ-018 chromosome 3, ASM1337386v2, whole genome shotgun sequence. Protein-coding genes within it:
- the LOC105839152 gene encoding uncharacterized protein LOC105839152 isoform X5, with the translated sequence MQCGLCAVVAGLFRRAMCIAGSRRGSGDSCYQELAADMQERRNSQEEIELDKASEIVKRVKNVQVDERRTGEITVNSEEHNAVFVRISDSSLQRNSGTSVTLPEVHDGSSVTETTFRRFSDVEQILLENLDTNRCRLRHTGRFLTMHKRRRKKLTTRSLNQEPGILDDIFHGLVQCMLQRAGNWRFNAFTLETITGGRSLPVLCVHLFHWYGLFQQFTLDVVTVWKLFAFIEEGYHSTNPYHNSIHATDVTQAMHCFLQEKKIKVHLTNLEIMASLIAAVTHDLDHPGVNQPFLVATSNHLAALYQNTSVLENHHWRSAVGCLLESGVSAQLPAEVRPELQRHISSLILATDITRQQEFLTCFRDYLNNNSLEMKRAEDRHFILQIALKCADISNPCRPWDISRKWSYKVCEEFFRQGDYERRLNLPVTPLCDRHTTSIPKIQVGFFKHVVTPLYVEWHRFLGDGLSVSLMQYLKMNQKKWETLINQEITEEKETEISEMDEPEGAISSGEETAIDEDSGSIDLLIPTTCVQTARMPTLPGRVGLDRVGRRHSVPLSMSKSLQVPLNQSKRRESLPSEQIKSRSPLWKIEDQSLLELSTLSLLSSKSNMIDSPSTIVEKPISAENLLPEPSIASITSSEEASRLNTVLQPDNQHGVQTKLLTRQQTFPPLQPPCARTRYMSATVEMLDTQCYTQILMKDDNSLRSSTDMTKKSCSNGRCSYDFNLRHQKDFNMLSAFSKELLRVDASFKKQGSILLDTIKQKHNVSERRHSIQTVHTDDSFSKHRYKRPSSAQNPDSTQVFYAMLTGSYNDKNKRVPDMSITESKSNLDCNTEFKCHDAKLTVQKPQTTLLSKKLDQHISSPKSIYSTQEPRRYSTSVTECKTIMIDHTGRRYTTIPVSSELNTHKVFFIGSPPDSPPNRSVSSSSDSSSEPKRSTDDSNKEDIVVIGNKKELDYMKDKQSKFAKFSSNAKMKENVDPRTNDDFAKALSRRSNQAWAKRRGSAPVGLLSRLDDFSSTNTSARVDHSCRRGSVPTDITKHQDAVSWTSQKTDLEKQNEIQAIRFML